The following proteins come from a genomic window of Terribacillus aidingensis:
- a CDS encoding VanZ family protein, with the protein MSLKKWVYGMLPLACIIIIFLFSATPYQEQDIKPMLASHIDLSPLEPFLSPIKFAYHGQEVSVQAVGVYSVVEFFIRKAAHFGVYFCLAILAFTALYKGFGLKYRLSLRIALVISILYACFDEFHQSLTPGRTPYVGDVVIDTIGACVGLLVVIIGRNLYQIYWKRS; encoded by the coding sequence ATGAGTTTGAAAAAATGGGTCTATGGTATGCTGCCGCTGGCTTGCATCATCATCATCTTCCTATTTTCCGCCACCCCTTACCAGGAGCAGGACATCAAGCCGATGCTTGCTTCCCACATTGATTTAAGTCCGCTTGAACCATTCCTGTCCCCTATCAAATTCGCCTATCATGGACAGGAAGTCAGTGTCCAGGCAGTAGGAGTATATTCTGTCGTGGAATTCTTCATAAGGAAAGCAGCTCATTTTGGTGTCTATTTCTGCCTTGCAATTCTTGCATTTACGGCGCTTTATAAGGGATTTGGTTTGAAATATCGCTTGTCACTGCGAATAGCATTGGTGATTTCGATCCTATATGCCTGCTTCGATGAATTTCATCAAAGCCTGACACCCGGCAGGACACCATATGTTGGAGATGTGGTCATCGATACAATCGGTGCATGTGTGGGACTGCTTGTGGTAATTATCGGCAGAAATCTGTATCAGATTTACTGGAAACGATCATAA
- a CDS encoding class D sortase has product MKRFAVILVVAGLLLVGYGGFEWYTTAKAQKDSLSDAKSMLHEAHAAEKLTPEQAEEEASSFEPGQGDVVGVLHVPKLDADLPIVEGTDADDLDKGVGHYKGTAYPLQNDQIVLSGHRDTVFRNMGEVKVGDTFVVEMPYGSFTYKVENTKIVDKDDLTVIVPTAPEEVLTVTTCYPFSYVGDAPERFVWTAVPVETE; this is encoded by the coding sequence ATGAAACGATTCGCTGTCATACTAGTTGTTGCGGGGCTTTTGTTAGTAGGATATGGAGGATTTGAATGGTATACGACCGCAAAGGCCCAGAAAGATTCCCTGTCCGATGCGAAATCAATGCTTCATGAAGCTCATGCAGCAGAGAAGCTGACACCTGAGCAAGCAGAAGAGGAAGCCAGCAGTTTCGAACCAGGCCAGGGCGATGTTGTTGGTGTGCTGCATGTACCGAAGCTGGATGCAGATTTGCCGATCGTCGAAGGTACAGATGCAGATGATCTGGACAAAGGTGTTGGCCATTATAAAGGAACTGCCTACCCGCTCCAAAATGACCAAATTGTCTTATCCGGCCACCGCGATACAGTATTTCGCAATATGGGGGAAGTGAAAGTAGGCGATACCTTTGTGGTTGAAATGCCATACGGCTCTTTTACCTATAAAGTTGAGAATACGAAAATCGTCGATAAAGATGATTTAACTGTCATCGTTCCAACTGCTCCAGAGGAAGTTTTGACTGTAACAACATGCTACCCGTTTTCTTATGTAGGAGATGCTCCAGAACGTTTTGTCTGGACAGCAGTACCTGTAGAAACAGAATAA
- the lhgO gene encoding L-2-hydroxyglutarate oxidase has product MYDIAIVGGGIVGLATAYAILQEAPDKRIAILEKEKELAMHQTGHNSGVIHSGIYYKPRSFKAAFAKRGSESMLNFCREAGIEVEQCGKVIVATKEAELEQLDQLYRRGLANGLAIEKIDRDQLQQIEPYANGIAAIRVPQAGIVDYKQVCHVLAERIQSKGGTILLGSEVVQIEEKLHQAVVHTKAGSLQASYVINCAGLHSDRIAKAAGYLTDTKIVPFRGEYYELKPQAKHYVKHLIYPVPDPAFPFLGVHFTRMIGGGVEAGPNAVLGFKREAYRKTDVAFADVADTLRFPGFWKLAGKYYRQGAAEYFRSFFKSQFVKSLQQLIPAIEADDLEAAPAGVRAQALQHDGGLVDDFQLVRGKRTLHVCNAPSPAATASLEIGKYIWKQVQ; this is encoded by the coding sequence ATGTATGACATAGCTATTGTTGGAGGCGGTATTGTTGGTTTGGCCACTGCCTATGCGATATTGCAGGAAGCACCTGATAAGAGAATTGCTATCCTGGAAAAGGAGAAAGAGCTGGCGATGCATCAAACCGGCCATAACAGCGGCGTGATCCATTCGGGCATCTATTACAAACCTCGCAGCTTCAAGGCCGCTTTTGCGAAGCGGGGAAGTGAGAGCATGCTTAACTTCTGTCGGGAAGCAGGCATTGAAGTTGAGCAATGCGGTAAGGTAATTGTTGCGACCAAAGAAGCAGAGCTGGAACAATTGGATCAGCTGTATCGCCGAGGTCTGGCTAATGGACTTGCTATTGAGAAAATAGATAGGGATCAGTTACAGCAAATCGAACCTTACGCGAATGGCATTGCGGCTATTCGTGTCCCGCAGGCAGGTATTGTGGATTATAAGCAAGTCTGTCATGTGCTGGCAGAACGAATTCAGTCAAAGGGCGGTACGATCCTGCTTGGCAGTGAAGTGGTGCAGATTGAGGAAAAGCTGCACCAAGCAGTCGTACATACAAAAGCAGGTTCGCTTCAAGCAAGCTATGTCATCAACTGTGCAGGTCTGCACAGTGACCGAATCGCGAAAGCGGCTGGTTACTTGACTGACACGAAAATCGTTCCGTTCCGCGGAGAATATTATGAGCTTAAACCGCAAGCTAAGCACTATGTCAAACACTTGATTTATCCTGTGCCGGATCCGGCATTCCCATTTCTAGGTGTCCATTTTACCCGGATGATCGGCGGTGGAGTAGAAGCAGGGCCGAATGCAGTGCTCGGTTTTAAGCGGGAGGCATACCGAAAGACAGATGTCGCCTTTGCAGATGTGGCTGATACACTGCGCTTTCCGGGGTTTTGGAAGCTTGCCGGAAAGTATTACCGGCAGGGAGCGGCGGAGTACTTCCGATCTTTCTTTAAAAGTCAGTTCGTCAAAAGTCTTCAGCAGCTTATTCCTGCTATTGAAGCAGATGATCTGGAAGCTGCCCCGGCTGGCGTGCGTGCACAGGCATTGCAGCATGATGGAGGGTTGGTGGATGATTTTCAGCTGGTACGCGGAAAGCGTACACTGCATGTATGCAATGCGCCGTCCCCAGCAGCGACAGCTTCGCTGGAAATAGGTAAATATATTTGGAAACAAGTGCAATAG
- a CDS encoding FadR/GntR family transcriptional regulator, whose protein sequence is MKKEKVAHRIAAEILEQIVEGDIKPGHKLPTEKKLCEKYGVSRASIREALSELKAQGAVTSKQGGGTYVEQAFHGEFFHQVMVDESNLASFRYLFEMRKILEPEAAMLAAERRTEKELDEMRSALELMKEVDVDSVGSLKGRNADFAFHLAVMKATHNPVMIQTFANLDTVYKKALALSFEEKQDLLRNKQIIYKEHENIYEAIRAGEAELARLQCLIHLRNVEKKLTPED, encoded by the coding sequence ATGAAAAAGGAGAAGGTGGCGCATCGTATTGCGGCTGAAATATTGGAACAAATAGTGGAAGGAGATATCAAACCGGGACACAAACTGCCAACGGAGAAGAAGCTCTGTGAAAAATATGGCGTTAGCCGTGCTTCCATACGGGAAGCATTGAGCGAGTTGAAAGCACAAGGTGCCGTTACATCAAAGCAAGGCGGCGGTACGTACGTGGAGCAAGCATTTCATGGTGAATTCTTCCACCAAGTGATGGTAGATGAATCGAATCTTGCCAGCTTCCGCTATCTTTTCGAAATGCGGAAGATCCTTGAGCCGGAAGCAGCCATGCTGGCAGCAGAACGACGTACGGAGAAAGAATTGGATGAAATGCGCTCTGCACTTGAACTAATGAAGGAAGTCGATGTTGACAGTGTTGGATCACTTAAAGGGAGAAATGCAGATTTTGCTTTCCACCTTGCTGTGATGAAAGCGACACATAACCCGGTCATGATTCAGACCTTTGCCAATCTGGACACTGTCTATAAGAAAGCATTGGCGTTGTCATTTGAAGAAAAACAAGATCTTTTGCGAAATAAGCAAATCATTTACAAGGAGCATGAGAATATCTATGAAGCCATCCGGGCAGGGGAAGCAGAGCTAGCTCGTCTGCAGTGCTTGATTCATCTGCGGAATGTCGAGAAGAAGCTAACCCCTGAAGACTAA
- a CDS encoding Nramp family divalent metal transporter gives MENENKSLAPASPTPPKTFGQKLRNVGPGFVTAATGVGTGDLIAALVAGSGFGMMLGWAIILGSIIKYFLTEGVGRWHLATGKTILQGWHSLGKWATGYFGVYAIIWGILYGAAAGSTSALMMRSMFPIMPLWAWAIIHLLAGFALIWTGKYMLFEKVMLVFIGIMFVTVVGTAVILLPDIGNIVQGIVIPKMDAGSFLLVMGLIGGVGGTITMASYGYWLQEKKWQGKAWVSMMRVDNSVAYIVTAIFTLSLMVIGAEFLHSSNIQINGEEGLITLSGMLGEEFNGVVSWMFMIGAWSAAFSSLIGVWNGVPYLFADFIRTIRKKGQSEDKPVSEKDPAYRFYLVWLTFPPMLLLFFGEPVGLVLIQGALGALLMPFLAITLIWLLNSKRVEPDYRNGWITNGVLGISILLFGALMVNELINLF, from the coding sequence ATGGAAAACGAAAACAAATCGTTGGCGCCCGCCAGTCCTACTCCTCCGAAAACCTTCGGCCAGAAGCTCCGCAATGTCGGACCTGGCTTCGTCACCGCAGCAACGGGCGTCGGAACAGGCGATCTTATCGCAGCTCTTGTAGCCGGATCAGGCTTCGGCATGATGCTCGGCTGGGCAATCATTTTAGGTTCTATCATCAAATATTTCCTCACCGAGGGGGTCGGCAGATGGCATCTCGCAACTGGCAAGACCATCCTGCAAGGCTGGCACTCTCTTGGTAAATGGGCAACCGGCTATTTCGGTGTCTACGCAATTATCTGGGGCATCCTTTATGGTGCCGCAGCAGGATCCACGAGTGCATTGATGATGCGTTCGATGTTTCCGATCATGCCGCTCTGGGCATGGGCCATCATCCATCTTCTCGCAGGATTTGCCTTGATCTGGACAGGTAAATACATGCTCTTCGAGAAAGTGATGCTCGTCTTCATCGGTATCATGTTTGTCACAGTAGTAGGAACTGCAGTTATCTTGCTTCCTGATATCGGGAATATCGTTCAAGGTATTGTCATACCGAAAATGGATGCTGGAAGCTTCTTGCTCGTCATGGGTTTGATAGGCGGCGTCGGAGGAACGATTACGATGGCTTCCTATGGCTACTGGCTGCAGGAGAAGAAATGGCAAGGAAAAGCTTGGGTCTCTATGATGCGCGTCGACAACAGCGTCGCCTACATCGTAACTGCCATCTTCACACTTTCCTTGATGGTCATCGGGGCAGAGTTCTTGCACAGCTCCAATATCCAGATTAATGGAGAAGAAGGCTTAATCACACTGTCTGGCATGCTTGGAGAGGAATTCAACGGTGTTGTTTCCTGGATGTTTATGATCGGTGCATGGTCAGCTGCATTCTCCTCGTTAATCGGAGTATGGAATGGCGTTCCATACTTGTTTGCGGATTTCATCCGTACCATTCGAAAAAAAGGGCAGTCAGAAGACAAACCTGTCTCCGAAAAAGATCCTGCTTATCGTTTTTATCTTGTTTGGCTTACATTTCCGCCAATGCTGTTGTTATTCTTCGGCGAACCGGTCGGACTTGTATTGATTCAAGGAGCACTGGGAGCATTGCTCATGCCGTTCTTGGCAATTACACTCATATGGCTGCTCAACTCGAAGCGCGTTGAACCAGATTACAGAAATGGCTGGATTACAAATGGCGTATTGGGGATCAGTATTTTGTTATTCGGTGCATTAATGGTCAACGAATTAATCAATTTATTCTGA
- a CDS encoding cation:dicarboxylase symporter family transporter translates to MKRFKIGLAYQILIGLVLGVIVGSIFYGNETAVSILQPLGDLFLRAIKMIVIPIVIASIIVGVAGTGDGKSVGRLGFKTLVYFEIVTIIALAIGLTFANVFQPGEGINRAELETTSISQYEETAETQEDRTIVDTILEIIPTNVFQAIGEGDMLAIVFFSALFGLGVAAIGQKGQPVLNFFEGVSQTMFWVTNLVMKLAPIGVFGLIGVTVSKFGISSLVPLGKLALVTYGAMAFFILVIFTIIAKIVGINLFKMLKVLKDELLLAFSTSSGETVLPRVMYKMERMGAPKSIVSFVLPTGYTFNLDGSTMYQALASLFIAQMYGIDLTIWEQLGIMALLIVTSKGIAAVPGTSFVVLLATLSSVGLPVEGLAFIAGIDRILDMGRTVVNVVGNSLAVIVVSKWEGKFNLNKEYLNNGGSEEVKVG, encoded by the coding sequence ATGAAGCGTTTTAAAATTGGACTAGCCTACCAGATTTTAATTGGTTTAGTGCTAGGTGTTATTGTTGGTTCCATCTTCTACGGCAATGAAACTGCCGTTAGTATTCTACAGCCTCTTGGCGATTTATTCTTACGCGCGATTAAGATGATTGTTATACCGATCGTTATCGCCTCTATCATTGTTGGTGTAGCCGGCACTGGTGACGGTAAATCAGTTGGTAGACTAGGTTTTAAAACACTCGTCTACTTCGAAATTGTTACAATCATTGCATTAGCAATCGGCCTTACTTTTGCGAATGTCTTCCAGCCCGGCGAAGGTATCAACCGTGCCGAGCTAGAAACAACAAGCATTTCTCAGTATGAAGAGACTGCCGAGACACAAGAAGATCGAACTATCGTGGATACGATTCTTGAAATCATCCCGACGAACGTCTTCCAAGCAATCGGTGAGGGCGATATGCTCGCTATCGTATTCTTCTCCGCCCTATTCGGCCTTGGGGTAGCAGCCATCGGTCAAAAAGGACAGCCTGTACTGAACTTCTTCGAAGGCGTCAGTCAGACCATGTTCTGGGTAACGAACCTTGTTATGAAATTAGCGCCAATCGGTGTATTCGGACTTATCGGTGTTACCGTTTCGAAATTTGGTATTTCGTCTTTAGTTCCATTAGGTAAACTTGCACTTGTAACATATGGTGCGATGGCGTTCTTCATCCTTGTCATCTTCACTATCATCGCTAAGATTGTAGGCATCAACTTGTTCAAGATGCTGAAAGTATTGAAAGATGAGCTATTGCTTGCGTTCTCCACTTCCAGTGGTGAAACAGTATTGCCTCGTGTCATGTATAAGATGGAACGCATGGGTGCACCTAAATCCATTGTTTCCTTCGTACTGCCGACTGGTTACACATTCAACTTGGATGGATCAACCATGTACCAGGCACTTGCGTCTCTATTCATCGCACAGATGTATGGTATCGATTTGACTATCTGGGAGCAACTCGGAATCATGGCATTGCTGATCGTTACATCTAAAGGTATCGCAGCGGTACCTGGGACAAGCTTTGTCGTATTGCTTGCAACATTGAGCTCTGTAGGATTGCCAGTCGAAGGACTTGCATTCATCGCTGGTATCGACCGTATCCTTGATATGGGACGTACTGTGGTAAACGTTGTGGGTAACAGTCTTGCAGTTATCGTCGTTTCCAAATGGGAAGGTAAATTCAATTTGAATAAAGAGTACTTGAACAATGGCGGTTCTGAAGAAGTAAAAGTAGGCTGA